A portion of the Acidobacteriaceae bacterium genome contains these proteins:
- a CDS encoding sigma-70 family RNA polymerase sigma factor: MSTTPTTSERVSVLYEAHRLAIYRFLVGQGLDPRTAQDVTQDVFVKLFTAVDRGMMIQSEQAWLYSVASKSAVDYWRREGRSMWVELDAAPAILESLRSPELTPEANAARSERLRRVAKAMASLPKEQRLGIHLRMQGMRYRAIAEILGVSISTTAEWLSIAVERLRGVANE; this comes from the coding sequence ATGAGCACAACTCCGACTACATCGGAGCGGGTTTCTGTTCTCTATGAGGCTCATCGGCTTGCAATTTACCGTTTTCTGGTTGGCCAGGGACTTGATCCCAGGACCGCGCAAGACGTCACTCAGGATGTCTTTGTCAAGCTCTTCACTGCTGTGGATCGGGGAATGATGATCCAGTCCGAGCAGGCCTGGCTATATAGCGTGGCATCCAAGTCAGCCGTCGATTACTGGCGCAGAGAGGGGCGATCTATGTGGGTCGAACTCGATGCAGCGCCGGCCATCTTAGAAAGCCTGCGGTCTCCAGAATTGACGCCGGAAGCAAATGCGGCCCGCAGTGAGCGATTGCGGCGAGTCGCAAAGGCTATGGCGAGTCTTCCCAAGGAACAGAGATTAGGAATTCATTTGAGGATGCAGGGAATGCGTTATCGCGCTATCGCAGAGATACTTGGCGTGAGTATATCGACAACGGCGGAGTGGTTATCCATTGCAGTGGAACGCCTGAGAGGTGTCGCCAATGAATAG
- a CDS encoding TolC family protein — translation MNPLTKRSTSAFGLVMSLALTAPAALAQLSSSGSATQGSLANQLPLRGTDAQGGSVTATQAPIAGTTTSVNTLNTSVQASGPYAGSIRSTAKTPFTGTLSFLDAVQRGLDFNLGAEGMAQAMRQAQGQAKVARSALLPNITADASETIQQTNLKVAGIRLNTNIAGLSIPSIVGPYNYFDLRAHLTQTIGDMTAWKNYRSAQELARSQQYALKDARDMVVLAVGGSYLQVVAAKARLTSAQAQLTTATALYRQATDQRTAGVLSLTDLNKSHIEVLTDQQRLESLRNDLAKQKINLARMTGLPPNDEFEISDDIPFAAGPDINLQDALAQAYLSRQDLKVSASQLRASELAKSAARAERLPSLAVSGDYGVNGINPDQSHRTFSGTATLSIPVWRGGRTEGDIQQADATFVQRRSELDNLHDKIESDIRSAFLDLQTTMKQVAVAEENLKVNQQTLELTRQRYEAGVTDNVEVVQAQEAVANAELDRIDSVFANNIAKLNLARAMGNTETRLTLLLKLP, via the coding sequence ATGAATCCACTCACCAAGCGCTCAACCTCGGCCTTCGGTCTAGTCATGTCACTGGCGCTTACAGCTCCGGCCGCCTTGGCACAACTCAGCTCGTCAGGCTCTGCCACACAGGGCAGCCTCGCGAATCAACTGCCGTTGCGTGGAACAGATGCGCAGGGTGGTTCGGTGACTGCGACCCAGGCTCCCATTGCTGGAACAACCACAAGCGTAAATACTTTGAACACATCTGTTCAGGCTTCTGGACCCTATGCTGGAAGTATCCGAAGCACGGCGAAGACACCCTTCACCGGAACGCTTTCCTTTCTCGACGCAGTTCAGCGCGGATTGGACTTTAACCTTGGAGCGGAGGGCATGGCGCAGGCTATGCGTCAGGCGCAGGGGCAAGCGAAAGTCGCTCGAAGCGCGCTGCTGCCCAATATCACCGCGGACGCCAGCGAGACAATCCAACAAACCAACCTCAAGGTTGCAGGAATCCGGCTGAACACCAACATCGCAGGATTGTCGATACCAAGCATCGTGGGCCCTTACAACTACTTCGATCTGCGTGCTCACTTGACTCAGACCATCGGCGACATGACTGCATGGAAAAACTATCGCTCTGCACAGGAACTCGCCCGCTCCCAGCAGTACGCTCTCAAGGATGCGCGCGATATGGTGGTGCTTGCTGTCGGGGGATCGTATTTGCAGGTCGTCGCGGCAAAAGCGCGCCTCACGTCTGCTCAGGCTCAGTTGACCACCGCGACTGCTCTTTACAGACAGGCGACCGATCAACGTACAGCAGGGGTCCTGTCACTCACAGACCTGAACAAGAGCCACATCGAAGTGCTCACTGATCAGCAGCGCCTTGAATCCCTGCGGAACGATCTGGCAAAACAAAAGATCAATCTGGCGCGCATGACAGGGCTGCCGCCCAATGACGAATTTGAAATCTCGGACGACATTCCGTTCGCTGCTGGGCCAGATATCAACCTGCAGGACGCGCTTGCCCAGGCATACCTCAGCCGTCAGGACCTGAAGGTCTCGGCATCGCAACTACGTGCATCAGAACTGGCGAAGTCTGCCGCGCGCGCGGAGCGCCTTCCATCTTTGGCCGTGAGCGGAGATTACGGAGTCAACGGGATCAACCCGGACCAATCCCACCGAACGTTCTCGGGAACAGCGACGTTGAGTATTCCAGTCTGGCGAGGCGGCCGCACAGAAGGCGACATACAGCAGGCTGACGCAACCTTCGTTCAACGACGCTCGGAACTGGATAACCTGCATGACAAAATCGAGAGCGATATCCGTAGCGCGTTTCTCGATCTCCAAACGACCATGAAGCAAGTGGCCGTGGCGGAAGAGAACCTGAAAGTCAATCAGCAAACTCTAGAGCTAACCAGGCAGAGATATGAAGCTGGCGTCACGGACAATGTAGAAGTTGTTCAAGCCCAGGAAGCTGTCGCGAACGCGGAACTGGACCGCATCGACAGTGTCTTTGCAAACAACATCGCGAAGCTCAATCTCGCGCGTGCCATGGGCAATACCGAAACGCGACTGACGCTGCTTCTAAAGCTTCCATAG
- a CDS encoding ABC transporter permease, translating to MNFKRFFSPRLLALIRKEFEQIRRDRRVAMSLIVPPVLQLLLFGFVLNSKVQNLRLGVIDESHTPESRELIAALSESESFRLTGTYFSPVQLTDAITQGKVQAGLVVPYDYARNLQRGRPATVQFLLNAMDANTATIARTYAQGVIASYTATLPSSGLQAKFAQIAVPVVASKGRVSLQPSFLYNPGMVSSWFTVTGVFGLLCILNGSLVSSATMVKEREAGTIEQLLMSPASTSEIIIAKITPIFLLLCLMALGAVGIMRAVFHVPFHGSFALVFSGAALCLLSGIGIGTFIATFTKSAEQAQLTSFFVNPPLSSLSGALTPMEAMPHWMQPLTQFNPIYHFGVIARASMLKGSGIGTLWPHFLALLAFTVVLVSLSIWRFRKQLG from the coding sequence ATGAATTTCAAGAGATTCTTCAGCCCGCGTCTCCTTGCTCTCATCCGGAAGGAGTTCGAACAAATTCGAAGAGACCGCCGTGTTGCCATGTCCCTCATCGTGCCACCGGTCCTGCAGCTTTTGCTCTTTGGCTTCGTGCTGAACTCGAAGGTGCAGAATCTTCGCCTTGGAGTCATCGACGAAAGCCATACTCCGGAAAGTCGCGAACTGATCGCCGCCCTGAGCGAGAGCGAAAGCTTTAGGCTGACGGGCACGTACTTTTCACCGGTCCAACTAACCGATGCGATCACGCAGGGCAAGGTTCAGGCAGGTCTTGTTGTGCCGTATGACTATGCGCGCAATTTACAACGGGGTAGGCCGGCCACCGTGCAGTTCCTACTCAACGCAATGGATGCCAACACCGCAACGATTGCTAGAACATACGCTCAGGGCGTGATCGCCAGCTACACGGCCACTTTGCCATCATCTGGGCTGCAGGCGAAGTTCGCTCAGATAGCTGTTCCAGTTGTGGCAAGCAAGGGACGCGTCAGCCTACAGCCCTCGTTTCTTTACAACCCGGGAATGGTGTCGTCCTGGTTCACCGTCACGGGCGTCTTCGGCCTCCTTTGCATCCTGAACGGATCGTTGGTTTCCTCCGCAACGATGGTGAAGGAGCGAGAGGCCGGGACTATCGAGCAACTTCTGATGTCACCCGCATCCACCTCTGAGATCATCATCGCGAAGATCACTCCCATCTTCCTTCTGTTATGCCTCATGGCGCTGGGTGCTGTCGGCATCATGCGCGCCGTGTTCCATGTGCCATTCCACGGCAGCTTTGCACTGGTCTTCAGCGGGGCGGCTCTGTGTCTCCTTTCGGGGATAGGCATCGGCACCTTTATTGCGACGTTCACGAAATCCGCAGAACAGGCACAGCTCACCAGCTTCTTTGTGAACCCGCCACTTTCAAGCCTCTCCGGTGCCCTGACTCCAATGGAAGCCATGCCGCACTGGATGCAGCCGCTGACACAGTTCAATCCGATCTATCACTTTGGCGTCATCGCGAGGGCCAGCATGCTCAAAGGCAGCGGAATCGGCACGCTGTGGCCTCACTTTCTGGCATTACTCGCATTCACCGTTGTGCTGGTTTCCCTGAGCATCTGGCGCTTCCGGAAACAACTTGGCTAA
- a CDS encoding ABC transporter permease, with protein sequence MKRILAQIRKELIQIVRDRLALALVLVLPVFILLLMGSSIALTVSHLPIIVQDFDGSTNSRELVDSFRASTSLYVVSWPSDRQPQDAFVSNKARAVLIIPEHFGRDMVRGQSTPVQFLVDGSDSNTASLVAGYATAIVNAYNASHSGAASPQPVQAEIRLWYNPGLDSKKYSGPGVFVLAMSMFAPLLASLAMAKEGENKTILQVYVSSISAHEFLLGKILAFTLVGIAEGIPLLFLLHFYFGLSFVGDPSSFLVATVLYAFCVASFGTMVGAAIPSRVAAMQAVALGGFLIVFLLSGLIFPIDNIPPQIRWISDFVWGKHYIYVVRDAFLQGGGWPSTWFEILIIAFTGLVFYVLAWRTMRRMQVQA encoded by the coding sequence ATGAAGCGAATCCTTGCACAAATTCGTAAAGAACTGATTCAGATCGTCCGTGATCGGCTCGCCCTGGCGCTTGTGCTGGTGTTGCCCGTCTTCATCCTACTGCTTATGGGGTCCTCGATTGCGCTCACGGTGAGCCACCTGCCCATCATCGTGCAGGACTTCGACGGCTCCACCAACTCACGTGAGCTTGTCGATTCCTTCCGTGCCTCTACCTCGCTATATGTGGTCTCGTGGCCCAGTGATCGACAGCCGCAGGACGCCTTTGTCAGCAACAAGGCAAGAGCGGTGTTGATTATCCCTGAGCATTTTGGCCGCGATATGGTGCGCGGGCAGAGCACCCCGGTACAGTTCCTGGTCGACGGCTCCGACTCGAACACAGCGAGCCTGGTTGCAGGGTATGCCACTGCCATTGTGAATGCGTACAACGCTTCGCATAGTGGAGCAGCGAGTCCGCAGCCGGTGCAGGCCGAGATAAGACTTTGGTACAACCCAGGTCTCGACAGCAAGAAGTATTCCGGCCCCGGCGTCTTTGTGCTGGCAATGTCCATGTTCGCGCCGCTACTGGCATCACTGGCTATGGCTAAAGAAGGAGAGAACAAGACCATCCTCCAGGTATATGTATCAAGCATCTCCGCCCATGAATTTCTGCTCGGTAAGATCCTCGCGTTCACCCTAGTCGGAATCGCGGAAGGCATCCCTCTTCTCTTCCTCCTGCACTTCTATTTCGGTTTGAGCTTTGTTGGAGACCCCAGTTCGTTCCTCGTTGCAACCGTTCTCTACGCGTTCTGTGTCGCTTCCTTTGGGACGATGGTCGGAGCTGCCATTCCCAGCCGAGTCGCTGCGATGCAGGCCGTTGCGCTGGGCGGCTTTTTGATTGTGTTTCTTCTCTCCGGCCTGATCTTTCCGATTGATAACATCCCGCCGCAAATTCGATGGATATCAGACTTTGTATGGGGCAAGCACTACATCTATGTGGTCCGTGATGCGTTCCTGCAAGGCGGGGGGTGGCCTTCGACTTGGTTTGAGATTCTGATCATTGCTTTCACGGGACTGGTGTTCTACGTGCTCGCCTGGAGAACCATGCGGCGCATGCAGGTTCAGGCATAA
- a CDS encoding ATP-binding cassette domain-containing protein has protein sequence MAALDSIQSASVVAPQASNSAIHASQIVKHYGAVEAVRGIDIDVAPGEIFGLIGPDGAGKTSTFQILAGVMEPTSGAVEIFGQPARDARSKTGYLTQTFSLYPDLTVAENIRYIGDLRRVPSDEIATRALQYLKLFDMDRFQDRLAGRLSGGMKQKLALVCALVPQPRVLLLDEPTTGVDPVSRREFWDALAHLAAEGLTIMVATPYLDEAERCHRVALMHEGVIHQTGTPSQLRDSLHAKRLELRTPDLAKAEMLLSQNAGTGQEILDVQRFGDRLDLLVPNPKAATALVESTLSAAQLQISEIRTDEPTLENAFVATLRGLGQEISSAPFPGHHDHADLRGKIAIGATDLTKQFGSFMAVKHVNVQIRYGEIYGLLGANGAGKTTTIKMLCGLLAPSSGKMQLAGETGSLRSQAVRERIGYMSQKFSLYDDLTIEQNLEFFAGVYGVPESERVEKRRWALSFSGLEGKEKLLTGSLPGGWKQRVALGAAIMHEPSVLFLDEPTSGVDPLARRAFWTIINRLADLGAAILVTTHYLEEAEQCNRLGFMVAGELVAEGTPSEIKSRQEGHLLEFITDQPQKAADVLKQTMDRWKVSLFGDRLHVITNESPEIGIRHTTDELLKHGVHVLNAREDRFSLEDVFIGTVEKARQEGKVASED, from the coding sequence ATGGCCGCGCTCGATTCCATCCAGTCGGCGTCCGTTGTTGCTCCGCAGGCGAGCAACAGCGCGATACACGCTTCGCAGATTGTGAAGCATTACGGAGCTGTCGAGGCGGTGCGCGGCATCGACATCGATGTCGCGCCGGGGGAGATCTTTGGCCTCATTGGCCCCGATGGTGCGGGTAAGACCTCGACCTTCCAGATTCTCGCGGGCGTGATGGAGCCCACCTCCGGCGCGGTCGAAATCTTCGGACAGCCTGCAAGAGATGCGCGATCCAAGACTGGGTATCTAACGCAAACGTTCAGTCTTTATCCCGACCTCACAGTCGCGGAGAACATCCGCTACATCGGCGATCTCCGCCGTGTGCCGTCGGACGAGATAGCAACGCGCGCGCTGCAGTATCTGAAGCTGTTTGACATGGATCGCTTTCAGGATCGGCTGGCAGGACGGTTGAGCGGCGGCATGAAGCAGAAGCTGGCACTGGTATGCGCTCTGGTACCGCAGCCGCGGGTTCTGCTTCTGGATGAACCCACCACTGGCGTCGATCCCGTGTCCCGTCGTGAGTTCTGGGATGCGTTGGCTCACTTGGCCGCAGAGGGTCTGACGATCATGGTGGCCACGCCGTATCTCGATGAGGCCGAGCGGTGCCATCGAGTCGCTCTGATGCATGAGGGCGTGATCCATCAGACGGGTACGCCATCGCAGTTGCGAGACAGCCTTCATGCCAAGCGTTTGGAATTGCGCACGCCTGACCTGGCCAAGGCGGAGATGCTTCTCTCGCAGAATGCAGGCACTGGGCAGGAGATTCTGGATGTGCAGCGCTTCGGCGATCGACTGGATCTCCTTGTTCCCAATCCCAAAGCTGCTACGGCGTTGGTGGAAAGCACCCTCAGTGCCGCGCAACTCCAGATCTCAGAGATACGAACCGACGAACCAACGCTTGAGAATGCCTTTGTTGCAACGCTCCGCGGTCTCGGACAAGAGATCAGTTCTGCTCCATTCCCAGGCCACCACGATCATGCGGACCTTCGAGGGAAGATTGCGATTGGCGCAACGGACCTGACGAAGCAGTTTGGATCGTTTATGGCGGTCAAGCATGTGAACGTTCAGATTCGCTATGGTGAAATCTATGGCTTGCTTGGAGCGAACGGCGCCGGCAAGACAACAACCATCAAGATGCTGTGCGGTTTGCTCGCGCCATCGTCAGGCAAAATGCAGTTGGCAGGCGAGACCGGAAGTCTGCGCTCGCAGGCAGTGCGCGAACGCATTGGCTATATGTCGCAGAAGTTCTCGCTTTATGACGACCTGACCATAGAGCAAAACCTGGAGTTTTTTGCTGGCGTGTACGGCGTTCCAGAATCGGAGCGAGTGGAGAAGCGACGCTGGGCGCTTTCGTTTTCAGGGCTCGAAGGTAAAGAGAAACTGCTCACTGGAAGCTTACCCGGAGGTTGGAAGCAACGCGTTGCGTTAGGTGCCGCAATCATGCACGAGCCAAGCGTTCTTTTCCTGGATGAGCCCACATCCGGCGTTGATCCGCTTGCGCGAAGAGCTTTCTGGACGATCATCAATCGGCTTGCTGATCTCGGTGCAGCCATCCTCGTGACCACGCATTACCTGGAAGAAGCAGAGCAATGCAATCGCCTCGGCTTCATGGTGGCCGGAGAACTCGTAGCTGAAGGAACACCTTCCGAGATCAAGAGCCGACAGGAAGGCCATCTGCTCGAATTCATCACCGATCAGCCACAGAAGGCCGCCGATGTACTCAAGCAAACCATGGATCGCTGGAAGGTTTCGTTGTTTGGCGACCGGCTGCATGTCATCACGAACGAGTCGCCCGAAATCGGCATTCGACACACCACCGACGAACTGCTCAAGCACGGCGTTCATGTGTTGAACGCTCGCGAAGATCGCTTCTCGTTGGAAGACGTGTTTATCGGAACTGTTGAGAAAGCGCGTCAGGAAGGAAAAGTCGCCTCAGAAGACTAG
- a CDS encoding HlyD family efflux transporter periplasmic adaptor subunit: MTTTTNDAANPQVSSAAPDATKTKAVALRRVLILVVLIAVALVVWRVFFASPSVSPNVVDLSGRIEGDDSAVASKTTGRVLEVRVREGDQVQAGDVIAVLDDAQVRAREEQAQAALTVADAKTQSAQAQVAVLQEQLNQNQLSAGQSKEDAAGRVRQADADLSAAEADLAQQEASLKLAQFDKDAYTRLAQTGAVSERQGKQSVSTADQQEAAVVAAKRRVEAARGSLTTARANLTNPSIREAQVAGVRRQMLQQNAEVASAAAASQQAKYELVEAQANRQDLVIRAPFAGTVITRAAEPGEVVTAGTAIVTLLDLSKVYLRGFIPEGEIGKVKIGQQAHVYLDSNPKAPLDASVIRIDPQATFTPENTYFRDDRVKQVVGVKLQLKSGIGYAKPGMPSDGEILVQGDAWPSQRKR, translated from the coding sequence ATGACCACTACAACGAACGATGCTGCAAACCCACAGGTTTCGTCAGCCGCGCCTGATGCGACCAAGACGAAAGCCGTAGCCCTTCGCAGAGTTCTCATTCTGGTTGTCCTTATCGCTGTCGCGCTTGTTGTGTGGCGGGTATTCTTTGCTTCGCCGTCGGTGTCTCCCAATGTTGTCGACTTGAGCGGCAGGATCGAAGGAGATGACTCCGCGGTCGCCTCCAAGACGACTGGCCGCGTCCTCGAAGTTCGTGTCCGAGAAGGAGATCAGGTCCAGGCCGGCGACGTGATCGCTGTGCTCGATGATGCACAGGTACGCGCCCGTGAGGAGCAGGCACAGGCGGCTCTCACCGTAGCCGATGCCAAGACGCAATCGGCCCAGGCCCAGGTTGCAGTTCTACAGGAGCAGCTCAACCAGAATCAGTTATCCGCGGGTCAGTCTAAGGAAGACGCTGCGGGACGCGTTCGCCAGGCCGATGCCGATTTGTCTGCTGCCGAAGCCGATCTGGCTCAGCAGGAGGCTTCGCTCAAGCTGGCGCAGTTCGATAAGGATGCGTACACGCGTCTCGCTCAAACTGGAGCTGTTTCAGAACGCCAAGGCAAACAATCCGTGTCTACTGCCGATCAGCAGGAAGCGGCGGTGGTGGCGGCAAAGCGGCGCGTTGAAGCGGCTCGCGGCTCGCTCACGACGGCACGGGCAAACCTTACGAATCCTAGTATTCGCGAGGCGCAGGTTGCTGGCGTTCGGCGACAAATGTTGCAGCAGAACGCCGAGGTTGCAAGTGCTGCTGCTGCATCGCAGCAGGCGAAGTACGAGCTCGTTGAAGCGCAGGCAAATCGGCAGGATCTTGTCATCCGCGCTCCGTTTGCGGGCACGGTGATCACACGCGCGGCTGAGCCGGGAGAGGTTGTCACGGCCGGGACGGCCATCGTGACTCTTCTCGATCTCAGCAAGGTGTACCTTCGTGGATTTATCCCGGAAGGCGAGATTGGGAAGGTCAAGATCGGTCAGCAGGCTCATGTCTATCTTGACTCGAACCCGAAGGCACCGCTGGACGCTAGTGTGATCCGCATTGATCCCCAGGCCACCTTCACGCCGGAGAACACTTACTTCCGTGACGATCGTGTGAAGCAGGTCGTCGGCGTCAAGTTGCAACTGAAGAGCGGCATCGGTTACGCCAAACCCGGTATGCCTTCCGACGGCGAGATTCTCGTGCAGGGCGATGCGTGGCCCTCGCAGCGGAAGCGCTAA
- a CDS encoding CerR family C-terminal domain-containing protein yields MPQRKVQAAQTPALETRDKLLQAAIEVFSESGYDGATVREICRRADVNIALVSYHFGDKLALYRAVIRFVTNSDARTELARQAALGTANPKESLRQLIRGLLERIVANHEQSGLHFRLMLKELANPTTVLTDEIETTIRPLYDHIRTSVGAILKLPPDHETTRLCTHSILGQVTHYVHARPILVRLWPEMRFSPEQIERIADHIADFSLAYIHPPKKLVKPKTTKKSQRKRNSL; encoded by the coding sequence ATGCCCCAAAGAAAAGTCCAAGCCGCTCAGACCCCAGCGTTAGAAACACGCGACAAGCTGCTTCAAGCCGCGATTGAAGTTTTTTCCGAGAGCGGGTACGACGGAGCCACGGTGCGTGAAATTTGTCGCCGTGCCGACGTAAATATTGCTCTTGTGAGTTACCATTTCGGCGATAAGCTGGCCCTATATCGCGCCGTCATTCGGTTCGTAACAAACTCGGACGCGAGGACGGAACTGGCCAGACAGGCGGCCCTCGGCACTGCAAATCCGAAGGAAAGCCTGCGTCAACTCATCCGAGGGTTGCTTGAGCGCATCGTCGCGAATCACGAGCAGTCGGGGCTGCATTTCCGGTTGATGCTGAAAGAGCTTGCGAATCCAACGACCGTTCTGACGGACGAGATCGAGACGACCATTCGTCCGCTCTACGACCACATTCGCACCTCGGTCGGGGCCATCCTCAAGTTGCCGCCGGACCACGAAACGACGCGGCTTTGCACGCATAGCATTCTCGGACAAGTAACGCACTACGTCCATGCACGCCCGATCCTCGTCCGGCTCTGGCCGGAGATGCGCTTTTCTCCTGAACAGATCGAGCGCATCGCGGATCACATCGCAGACTTTTCGTTGGCGTATATCCATCCACCCAAGAAGCTTGTGAAGCCAAAGACGACAAAGAAATCGCAAAGGAAGCGGAACTCACTATGA
- a CDS encoding HXXEE domain-containing protein: MKFYRLHWYHVGGLLFVAIAYGMGFWGDNFNRIQVILVYSFMAMLLHQFEEYAMPGGFPGIANILLMGEKQAPDRYPLNANQVLISNVFLTYPFYVIPIFFPQFIWLGIMQIGQGLIQVPLHGVVMNVKMKTPYNPGMLSCVLVQLPIGVYYLWYVTAHHLASTTDYVLGSIAALLSIVVLWLGPIALLRSRASKYPFAPQQMYGYAADKVKATLRS; the protein is encoded by the coding sequence ATGAAGTTCTATCGTTTGCACTGGTATCACGTCGGCGGTCTGTTATTCGTCGCGATTGCCTATGGGATGGGCTTTTGGGGAGACAACTTCAACCGGATACAAGTCATCCTTGTGTACAGCTTCATGGCGATGCTGCTGCATCAGTTTGAGGAATACGCGATGCCGGGCGGATTTCCGGGAATCGCCAACATCCTCCTGATGGGCGAGAAGCAGGCGCCGGACCGCTATCCACTCAACGCCAACCAGGTGCTGATCAGTAACGTCTTTTTGACATACCCGTTCTACGTCATCCCGATCTTCTTCCCGCAATTCATCTGGCTGGGCATCATGCAGATAGGCCAGGGGCTGATTCAGGTTCCCCTTCATGGTGTCGTGATGAACGTGAAGATGAAGACTCCCTACAACCCCGGCATGCTCTCCTGCGTGCTCGTACAACTCCCTATAGGGGTTTACTACCTCTGGTATGTGACAGCGCACCATCTTGCGAGCACAACCGATTACGTTCTCGGTTCGATCGCTGCTTTGCTTTCGATCGTGGTCTTGTGGCTGGGGCCCATTGCGCTGCTTCGCAGCCGGGCATCGAAGTATCCCTTTGCTCCGCAGCAAATGTATGGCTACGCAGCAGACAAGGTCAAAGCCACGCTCCGCTCATAA
- a CDS encoding nuclear transport factor 2 family protein → MAGQALGKALATHDQVALEKLWSPQMIVNGPNNTVLTRAEIFEGMKNGQLDYETGYKTTIEKIEFFGNVAVTMGEDTYTPAFGPEKGKLLHRRSTNVWQYTEGSWMMIARQATIYDPDVKHY, encoded by the coding sequence ATGGCCGGCCAAGCACTCGGTAAGGCCCTCGCCACCCATGACCAGGTCGCCCTTGAAAAGCTGTGGTCGCCACAGATGATCGTCAATGGCCCCAACAATACAGTGCTCACGCGCGCTGAGATTTTCGAAGGGATGAAGAACGGTCAGCTCGACTATGAGACCGGTTACAAGACCACGATTGAGAAGATCGAATTTTTCGGCAATGTCGCTGTCACCATGGGAGAAGACACCTATACGCCAGCATTCGGTCCCGAGAAAGGCAAACTGCTACATCGCCGTTCCACCAATGTCTGGCAGTACACCGAAGGCAGCTGGATGATGATTGCGCGTCAGGCCACCATTTACGATCCCGACGTGAAGCACTACTAA
- a CDS encoding Ku protein, whose protein sequence is MARPYWSGQIQISLVSFGVKLFVATEARSQINFHQIDRNSGERVKHQKVLASAVESDPEDAAAPVEHSQILKGYEYSKGQYVTFEAEEIAGLRVPSKHTMEVTQFVSASEIDPEYFEKPYFVVPENAAQSEAFATVRKALIETKKLALSKVAFGGREHIVAIAPAGSDAHGGMMAYTLRYAAELRDSTQYFRDIRQHKVEADSLALAKELISRKSGHFQPDSFEDGYEIALKEMVDAKLAHLPLPKEDAPAPQRGKVINLMDALKRSVARRSTEEDEQPIPAKTKKPALKLVKNGSAKKPTTKHAASKPTRRKSA, encoded by the coding sequence ATGGCGCGTCCGTACTGGTCCGGTCAGATTCAAATCTCGCTCGTCAGCTTTGGGGTAAAGCTCTTCGTCGCCACTGAAGCCAGAAGCCAAATTAACTTCCACCAGATCGACCGCAACTCAGGCGAACGGGTGAAGCACCAGAAGGTGTTGGCATCGGCAGTTGAAAGCGATCCAGAGGATGCCGCAGCACCAGTCGAGCACTCGCAGATTCTCAAGGGATACGAGTATTCCAAGGGACAATACGTCACCTTCGAAGCCGAAGAGATTGCGGGGTTGCGCGTGCCCTCCAAGCACACCATGGAGGTCACGCAGTTCGTCAGCGCGAGCGAAATCGATCCCGAGTATTTTGAGAAGCCTTACTTCGTAGTGCCCGAAAATGCTGCACAGAGCGAGGCCTTTGCCACCGTGCGCAAGGCTCTCATCGAAACCAAGAAGCTCGCTCTCAGTAAAGTTGCCTTCGGCGGCCGCGAGCACATCGTCGCGATTGCCCCAGCGGGGTCGGATGCGCACGGCGGCATGATGGCTTATACCCTGCGCTACGCCGCCGAACTGCGTGACTCCACCCAATACTTCCGCGATATTCGGCAACACAAGGTGGAAGCCGATTCGCTGGCTCTGGCCAAGGAACTCATTAGCCGCAAGAGCGGACACTTCCAACCAGATAGCTTTGAGGACGGTTACGAGATTGCGCTCAAGGAAATGGTCGACGCCAAGCTGGCGCATCTGCCGCTCCCCAAGGAAGACGCGCCAGCACCGCAACGCGGCAAGGTCATCAACCTCATGGATGCGCTCAAGCGTTCCGTCGCGAGGCGCAGCACGGAAGAGGACGAGCAGCCTATCCCGGCGAAAACAAAAAAGCCAGCTTTGAAGCTAGTCAAAAACGGTAGCGCCAAGAAGCCCACCACCAAACACGCAGCGAGCAAGCCTACACGGCGGAAATCGGCCTAA